AACGGTGAAGACGTCGTCCGCGACCACGGACCCCACCACCGGCAGCGAGCGCAACAGCTCGACAGCGCCGATCGGCACGCCCACCCTTTCGGTGAGCGGTGCCGTCGCCGTCGTGGGCGGGTCGCCCCAGGGCTTCGTCGTGTACCGGGTGGACTGGTTACCGGTCACCACCACCGGTGCCGCGGCGTACCGGTCCACCGAGGCGTGGCCGAGTGCGGCCGAGCCGATGGCCAGGCCCACGCCGCCGAGCAGCGCCGAGACCATCGCGAGCGCCACGAACAGGGACGCCCATGCCCTGCGGTGGGTCTTCAGCGCACGCGAGGCGAGCAGGCGCGTGGCCGCGCGGCCCTCCCGCCACCGCACCCGCGGCCTGTCGACGCGCTTGTCCGCCGTGCGCTTCCCCGCCGTGTTCATCGCTGCCGTCCCAGTCCGCGAAGTGCTTGTCGGACGTCGCCGGCCTGCGGATGCGCCAGACGGCCCGCGATCCTGCCCGAGTCGAGGAAGATCGCCTCATCGGCCCACTGCGCGGCCATGGGGTCGTGGGTGACCAGGACGACCGTTCGGCCCCGCTGGTCCACCGCCGATCGCAGCAGCGCCAGGACCTCGTCGGCGGTCACCGGGTCGAGCGCGGCCGTCGGCTCGTCAGCGAAGATCACCTCCGGTTCGGTGACCAGGGCCCGCGCGATCGCCACCCGCTGCTGCTGCCCACCGGACAGCCTGGCCGGGATGTCCTGCGCGCGGTCGGCCAGGCCCACCGACGCCAGCGCGGCCAGCCCCCGCTCCAGCCGCGCCGCTCCCGCCAGCATCAGCGGCAGCACGGTGTTCTCCAGCACCGTCAACGACGGCACCAGGTTGAGGGACTGGAAGACGAAGCCGATCCGGTCCCGCCGCAGCCGACTGAGCGCGGTCTCCTTGAGCCCCGCGAGATCGGTCCCCCCGAGCCGCACCGTTCCGCTGGTGGGCCGTTCGAGACCGGCGGCGCACTGCAGCAGCGTGGACTTGCCCGAACCCGACCGGCCCATCACCGCGAGAAAGCCGCCGCGCGGCACATTCAGGCTCACCTCGTCCAGCGCGGGCGCGACCTTCCCGTACCTCCGGCTGACCCTGTCGAGGGTCAATGCGTCCCCCGACTCGGCCGTGACCGCCACGGCGGGGCCGCCGCTCCGCCACTTGATCTCTCCCATAGCTCCCTCGCTCACTCTCACCCACGTCAGGCGGCCGAAACCGCCACCCATGACGCTAGGGAAGGCAGGAATGAGCGAGGAGCCTGCCAGTACCCGTCGTTGAGACAGCACAGGTACCTAGGAACAGGTGGAGCCAGCTCCACCTCAAGGTCCGAAGCGGAGGCGGTGGAGCGTAGTAGCCGCGCTGAGGAACTGAGGACCACCGGAGTAAAAAGCACCCGGTGCTCATCCCGGTGGCTGCCAGCGGACCTGGCTGCGGCTTGGTGACGCGCTGCTCGACATCGAAGCTGATACGCCTCTCGGCCGGTGATTCAGAGCGCCGTCGTGATCTTGACCCCGGGCGCCAGGTGGCGCACGTACCCGCCGCCCAGATTTTTGAACACTGTGACTCGGGCGATCAGGTCGGCGCGCAGGCCACCGGCCGTGTCGTCCAGCCGCTCGGCGGTCTGTGGGCGCCGTGGCCGACCATCGCTGCCCGCAGCTGGACGAGGGCGGTTTGGGGAGACATCTTCCGGAATCACCAAAGTGAGATTGTTGATTTGTTTGGAGATTTGCTGCGAACTGCGGCTTGAGCGAGCGGCAGGCCCAGTACGCCCTGGAACTGCTGCGCGAGGAAGGGCGTGCCGAGCTGCTCGGGGGACGGGGAGTTACAAGCAAGTACCGAACCTGGAAAGAGGACTGATGTTGCTTTGGTCGGGGTCGACTCCGGAGCGACGGCAGCGCAGTCACACACGCCGCAGGAGCGTGTTCCTCGCCCCCCGGACGGTCACTGAACCGCCCTTGACCAGCTGATTTGTGGCCGGGGCAGGGCTTTCACGGAACCTCGATCGAGACTGCAGATGAGACCGGAACGCGTGAGGCCCCGACCGTTGCCGGTCGGGGCCTCACGTCTGTCCTGCTCAGAGCGGTAGCGGTGGGATTCGAACCCACGGTGAAGTTGCCCCCACACACGCTTTCGAGGTCTGCACCTGGGTTCTGGGGGCGGCTCAGCATGATCCACGGTTGCTTGTCAGCGTTCGTCTCTGCCGGTCAGCGCCGGTGTAGCAGGGGCCGAGGCCATCCGCGAATCTGGGCGAATCATGGTGGATGAGACTAGGAACGCGGGGCGCTCGGCGGCGGCGAGGGATCAGGTCCCTGCGACCATGTGCCCGCACTCGCGCTCCAGCGGAGCTTCTCCACGCCATCGGCGGAGAGGACCGGGTCGGCGAAGGCTGTCACGTGCTGGACCACCTCATCGAATTCCTCGGGATAGCCGACTGCGGCAGGTCCTTGTCGTCGGCGCCACGCGGTGTAGGAGGACTGGCGGCGGACTCCGAGGTCTGTGATCGAGGTGCTGAGCCGTTGCAAGGGGATGCCGCGATGCTCGGCGGTCGCGACCACGGCCGCCGTAAGCTCGTCCCCGTCGAGGTCGTTGAGGGTGAGTAGACGATAGAGGTCCGCGTAGTCCCGGTCGCGGGTGTTGAGGTCCCCGAGGGAAACCGCAGTCGTGAGCTTCTCGGCGATGACGGTGGCCAGCGGATAGCCGAAGAGCTGGAAGCTCTCCGCGGCGAGATGCTGGGGGTAGTCGACGACTTGCGGTTCGGGTGTGACCGGGTCGCCGAAGCTGACGTCGAGTTGGAGCTTGAGCCGAGCGCGGGCAATCGTCGCCGCCATGACCAGGCGCAGGCCGTGGTACTCGTCCTCCTCGCGGATCGGTACGGCTTTGAGAGTCGCGGGGTCGAAGGTGACGCCATCGTCGACCTCGGCCGCCGCGATCGCTGTGATCCGGCGAACGATCTCGGCTTCCTCGCCGAGGAAGCCACAGCCGAGGATGTCGATGTCTCGCGTCATCCGACGAGCACCGAACCTGGCCAGCAACAGGCCGCCCTTGAGGATGAAGTGCCGGCCTCCGAGCGGTGACTGCGCCAACCGGTAGAGAAACCGCTCGAGTACGTACTCGACCATGATCTCGTCGGTCGAGCGGCCATCTCTCCGAGCCAGGTTGCGCAGGTCGTTGTAGACACGACCCGACTGGGTGTCACGGGTGGGATTCGGCATCAGGCAAGGACCGCCTCAACTGCGGGACGAATGACGGACAGTGCCCCGAGTTCACGGGCGATGCGCTGTAGTTCGCCCACCCCGGGGCGTCCGCTTGTCCGCAGGTACCGACCCAGTGCGGACAGGGCGAGTGATTCGCCGATCTGCTTGCGGTGGCGCATGGCATCAACCACGCTCCGAGCGGCGCTGTATAGCGGGATCCACTCGTTCTGGGCTGCCTCGAAGCGCTCGATACCCAGGGCGAAGGTTTCGGCGGAGTACTGGGTGACCACGACGGGTGGATAGGCGATCACTGGTCGGTGGGTACCCCGAGGCACCGCTATGTGGACAGCCGCAGGGATGTCGTCGATCAGTTCGTGGAGCGCCAGCGCGGACTCGCCGCACACTACGGCTCTCGGTGCCCGCGTGCAGACGGCGAGGAGATCCAGGTGCGCGGTCTCTGGGGCCGTCGCGCGGCGGTAGACGCCGTAGGACAGCTCGTCGATCTCTGCAGCCGCGGCCAAGGTCGCCATATCGCGCGGGGAGAGCCCCGACCGACGGGCCTGTCCCGTGGTGAAGGTGGGGGGGAGCGCGGCGAGGCGCTGCTCAAGCCGCGAGGCTTCCAGAGCACTCATGTATTGAATCCTACCCCTCCGATGGCCACAGGGGATGGATTCGATACAGGCTGATCTTTCGATGGAAGTAATGTCCCATTTTTCGCCCGTATCGGAATCTGCTGAGACTGGAACGCGTGAGGCCCCGACCGTTGCCGGTCGGGGCCTCACGTCTGTCCTGCTCAGAGCGGTAGCGGTGGGATTCGAACCCACGGTGAAGTTGCCCCCACACACGCTTTCGAGGCGTGCTCCTTTGGCCGCTCGGACACGCTACCGTGGGACAGCCTACCGGATGCCGGGCAGTGCTCCTAAACGGCTTTCGGGGAGGCCCCCGGAAGGCGCTGCCCGTCGAAGAAGGCGTGGAGGTCGGCGGCGCACTCGGCGGCCAGGACGCCCGCGACGACCTCCGGGCGGTGGTTCAGCCGGCGGTCGCGGACGACGTCCCAGAGCGAGCCGGCCGCGCCGGCCTTGTCGTCCAGGGCGCCGTAGACCACCCGGTGCAGCCGGGAGAGGACGATCGCGCCCGCGCACATGGTGCAGGGCTCCAGCGTGACCACCAGGGTGCAGCCGGTCAGCCGCCAGCCGTCCGCCGCCGCGCGGGCGGCCTCGCGGATGGCCTGGATCTCCGCGTGGGCCGTGGGGTCGCCCACGGCCTCGCGCTCGTTGTGGCCGCGGCCGATGACCGTGCCGTCCGGGGCGAACACCAGCGCGCCGACCGGCACGTCGCCGCTCGGCAGCGCGTGCCGGGCCTCGGCCAGCGCCAGCCGCATGGCCGGGGCCCACTTGTCGCGGAGCGGATCGGTGCCGGTGCCGGTGTCGGTACGGGTGCGCATGGACTCCAGTGTCCTGTACCGCCGCGTGTCCGGGTCCGGCCGGTACCCGGCCGGACCCGGACACGCTCGCGCTAGCGGACGGCCTCCAGCACCTCGCTGCAGCCCAGCGCATCCGCGATCTCGGACAGCGCGTCGCCGGGGATCGCACCCTCGACGCTCATGTCCATCAGCTCCTTGGCGCCGACGCCGTACTCGATCAGCAGCCCGGCATCGCCGAGCGGCCCGTTCGGCACCCCGTCGAGGTCGCCGGCCAGGGCGTCCTCGTCCTCGTCGTCGTCCTCGTCATCACTGTCCTCGTCCAGCTCGACCACCAGGTCGTCGAGGTCGTCGTCCGACCCCCGACCGAGCAGCTCGTCGGTGAGGAGGATCTCCCCGTACGCGCTCCGCGAGGCAGCGGCGGCGTCGGAGACGAAGATCCTCGGGTCCTCCTCGCCGTCCACGCGGATGACGGAGAACCAGACGTCCTCCTGCTCGATGAGGACCAGGACGGTCTCTTCGTCCGTCGCGGCCTCTCGCGCCAGATCGGCCAGATCGGCGAGGGTCTCGACGTCATCAAGCTCGGTCCCGCTCACGTCCCACCCGTCCTCGGTGCGAGCGAGCAATGCAGCGAAGTACGCCACCAGCGACTCTCCCAGGGTCTTGTGCGGCTAGGCCACGCCCGTCGTATCGGGGTGCCCGTGCGAACGCCCCATCGGCATCGTGACAGAAACCGGAGCCTTGCGGGGAGTGTTCGGCAGCGCGTCTTCCCTGGTCGTGTCGTGAGCCGGGGGTGGCGCACGCACTCATACCCGGAAGGTCCGCATTCGCACGGCTTGCCGGGCGCGTGCCGCTTTGGTGCGGCGCGGCTGCACCCGGGCCCGGAGTTCGCGGGCTTCGGTCAGTTCGCGCAGGAAGGCGGCCCGCCGGCGGCGGCGCTCGGCCGGAGTCTCTGATCGTGGCTGGGCGTGGCGTTCGGCGCCGGCCGGGTCCGTGCTGCCGGTCGGGGCGTCGGCGGCCCTCCGCTGGTCGGACATGCCTGCTCCCGGGGAAGAATGGATGCGCTTCACGGTGCCCCTTCCCGTTGGCGGCACATTGACACCCGTGCCGCCGGAATCGAACGCTCCGGACCGGAGTCCCGGCGTGGCGGAGGGGTGTGTCGTGCACCGCGTCCTGCTCGGTTAGGGTCACTGTCATGCGCATTCACGTCCTGGACCACCCGCTGGTGGCGCACAAGCTCTCCACGCTGCGCGACGAGCGCACCGACTCGCCGACCTTCCGCCGTCTTGCGGACGAGCTGGTGACCCTGCTGGCGTACGAGGCGACCCGGGACGTCCGCACCGAGCCGGTGGAGATCACCACGCCGGTGGCGGTCACCACGGGTGTCCGGCTCAGCTACCCGCGTCCGCTGGTGGTGCCGATCCTGCGGGCCGGGCTCGGGATGCTGGACGGGATGACCCGGCTGCTGCCGACCGCCGAGGTGGGCTTCCTCGGGATGGTGCGCAACGAGGAGACCCTGGTCCCCGAGACCTACGCCACGCGGATGCCGGAGGACCTCTCGGGCCGTCAGGTCTACGTGCTGGACCCGATGCTGGCGACCGGCGGCACGCTGGTGGCGGCGATCCGGCTGCTGATCGGGCGTGGCGCGGACGACGTCACCGCGATCTGCCTGCTGTCCGCCCCGGAGGGGGTCGCAGTACTGGAGCGGGAGCTGGCCGGTCTGCCGGTCACCCTGGTCACGGCGGCGGTGGACGACCACCTGAACGAGCACGGCTACATCGTCCCCGGCCTGGGCGATGCCGGGGACCGGCTCTACGGGACGGCCGGGGACTGATCCCCGGCCCGGCCCCACGGCCCCCGGGCGGCGCTCAGCAGCGCGCGGTGGCCGCGGGGGTCGGCTTGGTCGCCAGCGTCAGCGCCTGCGCGGCCTGGGCCGGGGTGGCCAGGGCGGTGAAGGTGTTGCCGATCACCAGGTCGACCGAGCCGTCCTTGCGCGTGTCGGTCACCGGTTTGGCCCCGGTCACCTCGGAGCCGAGGACCAGCATGGCCTTGGCGCCGGCCGCCCCGCCGGTGACCTGCGCCGGTCCGGCGATCTTGCTCTGCAGCGGCGCCGGGGCGTTGCCCACCGTGCCGATGGTGAAGCCACGCTGCTTCAGCAGGGCGGCGGTGCGTCCGGCCAGGCCCACCTGGTTGGTCGCGTTGTAGACGTTGACGGTGATCCCGGCGCCCGGGCCGGTGCCCGCAGCCGCCGCGCCCTTGGCCCCGGCGGAGGCCCCAGCCCCCGCCGAAGCCCCGGCGGAGGCTGAAGTCCGAGTGGCCGCGGATGCCCTGCCGGACGGCGCGGAGACGCTGTCGGCGGCATCGCCGGAGGCCGTGTGCACGCAGCCGGCGGTACCGGCGGCGGTGGTCCGTCGCCCGCCGCCGAAGATGCCGACGAGCTGCACGGTGCCCCAGGCCAGGACCGAGAGCGTGAGCACTCCGGCGATGGCGATCAGGATGCGCCGACGGCGCTGGTGCGGACGACGTAGCCGGGGATAAGCAGTACCGGTGATGCGGTACTGCTTTCCCTTGAGGCCAGGGGGAGTCAACATGCTCACCGCGGGATGCCCCTTGCGCCGGACGGTCATTGCTGGTGATTGAGCGACTACTGGGTGCTGCTGTCGCCAGCCTAATGCCGAAATCGGACGATGCGCACTAAAGGATCATCATCTGGGTTATTGGGGCACTCGAAAGTGTGTCCTGAGGGCCGATCAGTCCATCGCCGGCAGCCGTCAGTCCATCTCCAGCACGCGCGCGTGCAGCACCTGACGCTGTTGCAGGGCGGCGCGGACCGCCCGGTGCAGCCCGTCCTCCAGGTAGAGGTCGCCCCGCCACTTCACGACATGCGCGAAGAGGTCGCCGTAGAAGGTGGAGTCCTCGGCGAGCAGGGTCTCCAGGTCGAGCTGTCCCTTGGTGGTGACGAGCTGGTCCAGACGCACGGGCCGCGGGGCCACGTCCGCCCACTGTCGGGTGCTGACCCGGCCGTGATCCGGGTAGGGTCGCGCGTTACCGATACGCTTGAAGATCACACGGAAAGCCTACCGTTCCCGGAGGGTCGGCCGCAGCCAGGTCGGCCGGGAGCGGCGAAGGGCCCCGTTCCCACCTGCGCTTTTCCTGGCAGGCCGGGAGCGGTTGCGGCCGCGTTGTCACTCCGGAGTGGTGCGCGCCGCGAATTCGCACCCCTGATTCCGGACCCGCGAATCCGGAGCGCCGATTCCGGAGCGCCGATTCCGGACCCGCCGTCACCGGGACGACAGCGCGGCTCCGATCCGGTCCATCGAGGACAGCCGCATCAGGCCGTAGTTGTAGAACTCGACCTCGGGCACGCCCAGCCCGGCCAGGACGCGGATCTTCTCGGCCAGGTTCTCCGGCCCTTCGCAGTCCTTGGACATCGGCCGCAGGATCACGGCCAGGGCCTCCGGGGCGACGCCGTGCAGGGCGAAGGCGGCGACCTTCTCGCGGACCTCGGCGGCGGTGCGGGCGTAGCCGAGGGTCTCGATCTGCGGGACGGCCTTGGCGAGCGCGGGCAGGTCGACGCCGGAGAGCCAGCCCGCGCCGGGGCCGTCGGCATCCATGAAGGAGAGCCGGATGCCGTGCTCGGCCGCGACCGCGGCGGCCTCGGCGGCCAGCCCGGTGACGGTCGCGGCGGCGGCGTCGATGTAGGCGGCGAGTGCCCCGCCGGCCAGCGAGTCGAGCGCGGTGTCGTCCGCCGCCGCGTCCTCGTCGGCGAGGCGGCGGCGGATCTCCGCGCGGACCACGTCGCGGACCTCGTCGGCGGGGACGCCGAGCCGGTCGGCGTGGGCCCGGCAGTGGTCGCAGAAGCAGAGCCCGAGCAGGGCCTCGGTCAGCGGGCCCAGCTGTTCGAAGTAGCGCTCGTGGTGGTAGCCGTGCCGGAGGCCGTGGAAGTGCAGCGACTCGGCCCGGATGGCGTCCACGCCGTAGCGGCCGTGCTCGGCGACCAGGGCCAGCACATAGGCGCGGACGTCGGGGTTGGCCGGGCAGAGGTCGGTCAGCGAGCGGTCGCCGAAGGCGTTGGCGGGGGCGCAGTCGGGGTGCTGGAAGCCGAGCCGGTCGTTGTGCAGGAACACGGTCCAGGCGTGCAGCTTCATTCCGCGCCGGGTGGTCTCGGCGGCGGCCTCGGCGAAGGGGTCGCGCCCGTCGATGGCGGTGGACGGCACCGGCTGCAGTCGCAGGCCCTGCCAGCGGGCGGGGTCGGGGCGGAAGTAGGCCGCGCCGGGCTCCAGGTAGCGGACCACCCGCGCGGGGTTGTGCGGGAAGATGTCGCGCGCCTCGTGGTAGACGGAGGCGAGGGTGACCCCGTCGACCCCGGCGCGGTCGCGGAGGTTGCCGAAGAACCCGTCGGCGCCCTCGTCGATCAGGTCGGTGGCAAAGGCGAGGACGGACGACTGCATGGGGGGACTCCGGCAGGTCAGGGGCGGGTGCGCTGCCCGGCCAGGGTATCCGGATCGCCCGGATTGGTATAGACCTAATGGGGTCTATCGGGACTGGTCGGGAGCGGCCGGATCGGCCGTTGCAGCGCTCCGGCCCGCGGTGCCGGGCCCTGCCCAGGGGCGGATCGGGCCGGGGTGGTTCAGATCCAGTCCTTGTGGCGGAAGGTCAGGTAGAGCACCACCGACAGGACGATCATCAGGGCGCTGGAGGTGTAGAAGCCGGTGTGGCCGCCGAAGCCGGGGAAGGGGACGTTCTGGCCGTAGAAACCGGTGACGGCGGTGGGCACGGCGATGATCGAGGCCCAGCTGGTGACCTTCTTCATGATCATGTTCATCCGGTTGCCCTGGACCGTCAGATGGGTCTCCATCACCGAGGTGACCAGGTCGCGCAGCGACTCGGTCCACTCGGTGGCACGCAGGACGTGGTCGTAGACGTCCTGGTAGTAGGGCATCAGCGGTTCGGTGACCAGGTGCAGGTCGCGCCGGAGCAGGGAGTTGACGACCTCGCGCATCGGCAGCACCACCCGGCGCAGCCGCACCAGGTTCTTCCGCAGCTCGTAGGTCTGCCGCTGGAGGGCCTGCGCCTCGGTCCGGCCGTCCTCGAACAGCAGTTCCTCCAACTCCTCGATCCGCTCGTCGAGTTCCTGGACGGCGGCGAAGTGACCGTCCACCAGGAAGTCGAGCAGGCCGTGGAGCAGGAAGCCGACGCCCTGCTTGGCCAGGTCGGGGGAGTTGTCCCAGCGGTCGACCACGCCGTCCATGGTGAAGCGGTCGTCGGTGCGGACGGTGATCAGGGCGTTGGCGGTGACGAAGACCGAGAGCTCGACGGTGTCGAGGTTGTTGGCGGACTGGTCGGAGCAGACCGCGTAGGCGCTCATGAAGAGGTGGTCGCGGTAGCGGTCCAGCTTGGGGCGCTGGTGCTCGTGGCCGGCGTCCTCGACGGCGAGCTCGTGCAGCCCGAACTCCTCGCGGATCATGTCGAAGTCGGCGGCGGTGGGAGCGCACAGATCCAGCCACACCATGGCGCCGGCTTCGCCGAGGTGGGTCGATATCTCCTGGCAGGAGAAGTTCTCGGCGGAGAGGACGCCGTCGCGGTACAGCCGGGTTCGAGCCATGCGGGTCAGCGTAGCGAGGAGGTCGGCGCGCGGATCGGGCGGCCCTGGTCGACACGCGGGCCGGGGCCGGGAAGCAAGACTTACCGGTATATGTCCTGGCATACCGGTGTCTGTGCCCAGGCCACGGCCCGTTCCCCGGCTGTTCATGCGCCGTCCCCGCAACCCGGGGGCGGCGGTCGTCCATGGCTGTGACTCTTCGGGCGATTCCCGAGGATCGCTGGAACATGCCCATGGAGGCCGCAGTGCCAAACCCCTCGCGCAGAACCGTGCTCCGTGGTGCGGCAACGGCCGGTGTCGCCGCCGCCGTTCCGCTCTCGCCCGTCTTCTGGGCGCAGCCCGCCATCGCCGACGCCCCGGCGCCGGACCAGATCCACCTCCAGTACGGCAACCGCCCGTACGAGCAGATGACGGTCTCCTGGTCGACGGCGGCCGGCGTCCACAAGCCGCAGGTGCGGATCGGCACGGTCGAGGGCGGACTCGGGCACACGGTCCAGGCGGAGACGCTGACCTATGTCGACGGGCTCAACAAGGTCGAGACCTACACCCACCACGCCCGGCTGAACGGGCTGCGCCCCGACACCACCTATGTGTACGAGGTGACCCACAACGGCGCCTCGCCGGTGCGGGGCACCTTCCGCACCGCGCCCGACAAGGACCGCGCCGCGTTCCGCTTCACCAGCTTCGGCGACCTGAGCACCGGCGACGCCTCCTTCGCCAAGTCCTCGGTCAACGCCCGGACCGCGGTGCACCAGGTCGAGCAGTTCGACCCGCTGTTCCACCTGCTCAACGGCGACCTGGCCTACGCCAACAACAACACCGCCCAGCAGCCGCAGTGCTGGGACGCCTTCATGAACAACATGCAGGTGTCGGCGGCCAACCGGCCGTGGATGCCGGCGCCCGGCAACCACGAGGTCGAGGCCGGCAACGGCACCCTCGGCTACAACTCGTACCACACCCGCTTCCAGCTGCCGGACAACGGCAGCCGCGACTACGCCGGCAACTGGTACAGCTTCCAGGTCGGTTCGGTGCTGTTCGTCTCCATCGACGGCAACGACATCGTGGTCGAGGACGATTCGAGCATCGACCCGACGACCGGTCAGTCGATCTACATCCACGGCTACAGCCAGGGTGCGCAGGTCGCCTGGCTGGAGCGGACCCTGTCGCGGGCCCGGTCCGGCCGGGACGTGGACTGGATCGTGGTCTCCATGCACCAGTTCGCCATGTCCTCCTCCGCCACCAGCCACGGCGGCGACATGGGCATCCGGGAGACGCTGCTGCCGCTGTTCGACAAGTACACGGTGGACCTGGTGCTGGCCGGCCACGACCACGACTACGAGCGCACCCACCCGGTGCACGGCACCGACCCGGGCACGCTGCTCCGGCCGACGGTGGTCAGCGACGACCTGTTGGAGATCGACAGCTCCAAGGGCGCCGTCCACATGATCCTCGGCGGCGGCGGCACCGCCTCGGCCGACGACGTCTTCCTGCCGGACGACGCCAACGGCATCCCCACCGCCTTCGTCCGCACCCAGCGGCTGACCTTCAAGGCCAACCCGGACGCGACCGAGGAGGCCACCTGGTCGGCGGTGCG
The Streptacidiphilus albus JL83 genome window above contains:
- a CDS encoding ABC transporter ATP-binding protein, giving the protein MGEIKWRSGGPAVAVTAESGDALTLDRVSRRYGKVAPALDEVSLNVPRGGFLAVMGRSGSGKSTLLQCAAGLERPTSGTVRLGGTDLAGLKETALSRLRRDRIGFVFQSLNLVPSLTVLENTVLPLMLAGAARLERGLAALASVGLADRAQDIPARLSGGQQQRVAIARALVTEPEVIFADEPTAALDPVTADEVLALLRSAVDQRGRTVVLVTHDPMAAQWADEAIFLDSGRIAGRLAHPQAGDVRQALRGLGRQR
- a CDS encoding nucleotidyl transferase AbiEii/AbiGii toxin family protein — protein: MPNPTRDTQSGRVYNDLRNLARRDGRSTDEIMVEYVLERFLYRLAQSPLGGRHFILKGGLLLARFGARRMTRDIDILGCGFLGEEAEIVRRITAIAAAEVDDGVTFDPATLKAVPIREEDEYHGLRLVMAATIARARLKLQLDVSFGDPVTPEPQVVDYPQHLAAESFQLFGYPLATVIAEKLTTAVSLGDLNTRDRDYADLYRLLTLNDLDGDELTAAVVATAEHRGIPLQRLSTSITDLGVRRQSSYTAWRRRQGPAAVGYPEEFDEVVQHVTAFADPVLSADGVEKLRWSASAGTWSQGPDPSPPPSAPRS
- a CDS encoding type IV toxin-antitoxin system AbiEi family antitoxin domain-containing protein — protein: MSALEASRLEQRLAALPPTFTTGQARRSGLSPRDMATLAAAAEIDELSYGVYRRATAPETAHLDLLAVCTRAPRAVVCGESALALHELIDDIPAAVHIAVPRGTHRPVIAYPPVVVTQYSAETFALGIERFEAAQNEWIPLYSAARSVVDAMRHRKQIGESLALSALGRYLRTSGRPGVGELQRIARELGALSVIRPAVEAVLA
- the tadA gene encoding tRNA adenosine(34) deaminase TadA; protein product: MRTRTDTGTGTDPLRDKWAPAMRLALAEARHALPSGDVPVGALVFAPDGTVIGRGHNEREAVGDPTAHAEIQAIREAARAAADGWRLTGCTLVVTLEPCTMCAGAIVLSRLHRVVYGALDDKAGAAGSLWDVVRDRRLNHRPEVVAGVLAAECAADLHAFFDGQRLPGASPKAV
- a CDS encoding tRNA adenosine deaminase-associated protein, which gives rise to MSGTELDDVETLADLADLAREAATDEETVLVLIEQEDVWFSVIRVDGEEDPRIFVSDAAAASRSAYGEILLTDELLGRGSDDDLDDLVVELDEDSDDEDDDEDEDALAGDLDGVPNGPLGDAGLLIEYGVGAKELMDMSVEGAIPGDALSEIADALGCSEVLEAVR
- the upp gene encoding uracil phosphoribosyltransferase; this translates as MRIHVLDHPLVAHKLSTLRDERTDSPTFRRLADELVTLLAYEATRDVRTEPVEITTPVAVTTGVRLSYPRPLVVPILRAGLGMLDGMTRLLPTAEVGFLGMVRNEETLVPETYATRMPEDLSGRQVYVLDPMLATGGTLVAAIRLLIGRGADDVTAICLLSAPEGVAVLERELAGLPVTLVTAAVDDHLNEHGYIVPGLGDAGDRLYGTAGD
- a CDS encoding LytR C-terminal domain-containing protein, with product MLTPPGLKGKQYRITGTAYPRLRRPHQRRRRILIAIAGVLTLSVLAWGTVQLVGIFGGGRRTTAAGTAGCVHTASGDAADSVSAPSGRASAATRTSASAGASAGAGASAGAKGAAAAGTGPGAGITVNVYNATNQVGLAGRTAALLKQRGFTIGTVGNAPAPLQSKIAGPAQVTGGAAGAKAMLVLGSEVTGAKPVTDTRKDGSVDLVIGNTFTALATPAQAAQALTLATKPTPAATARC
- a CDS encoding type II toxin-antitoxin system VapB family antitoxin, whose translation is MIFKRIGNARPYPDHGRVSTRQWADVAPRPVRLDQLVTTKGQLDLETLLAEDSTFYGDLFAHVVKWRGDLYLEDGLHRAVRAALQQRQVLHARVLEMD
- a CDS encoding magnesium transporter CorA family protein, giving the protein MARTRLYRDGVLSAENFSCQEISTHLGEAGAMVWLDLCAPTAADFDMIREEFGLHELAVEDAGHEHQRPKLDRYRDHLFMSAYAVCSDQSANNLDTVELSVFVTANALITVRTDDRFTMDGVVDRWDNSPDLAKQGVGFLLHGLLDFLVDGHFAAVQELDERIEELEELLFEDGRTEAQALQRQTYELRKNLVRLRRVVLPMREVVNSLLRRDLHLVTEPLMPYYQDVYDHVLRATEWTESLRDLVTSVMETHLTVQGNRMNMIMKKVTSWASIIAVPTAVTGFYGQNVPFPGFGGHTGFYTSSALMIVLSVVLYLTFRHKDWI
- a CDS encoding purple acid phosphatase family protein codes for the protein MPNPSRRTVLRGAATAGVAAAVPLSPVFWAQPAIADAPAPDQIHLQYGNRPYEQMTVSWSTAAGVHKPQVRIGTVEGGLGHTVQAETLTYVDGLNKVETYTHHARLNGLRPDTTYVYEVTHNGASPVRGTFRTAPDKDRAAFRFTSFGDLSTGDASFAKSSVNARTAVHQVEQFDPLFHLLNGDLAYANNNTAQQPQCWDAFMNNMQVSAANRPWMPAPGNHEVEAGNGTLGYNSYHTRFQLPDNGSRDYAGNWYSFQVGSVLFVSIDGNDIVVEDDSSIDPTTGQSIYIHGYSQGAQVAWLERTLSRARSGRDVDWIVVSMHQFAMSSSATSHGGDMGIRETLLPLFDKYTVDLVLAGHDHDYERTHPVHGTDPGTLLRPTVVSDDLLEIDSSKGAVHMILGGGGTASADDVFLPDDANGIPTAFVRTQRLTFKANPDATEEATWSAVRDPNTAYPYGVAVFDVDPGTLPGGRTTITVNYYHTPVATAAQPFPAPVLFDSFTLYRDRSDGWGLHRHGGSLVGATA